The following is a genomic window from bacterium.
TATTCCATCTCTTACCCTCATTACACCAGAACCAATGTCAGCACCAACACAGTTAGCAGCATCATTTGCACCCATTGACCAGCCCATATATACTGAAAATAGAATTGAAAGTATAAAAATCATTTTAATCCCTTTAAATTTAATGTTAAAATATTCTATCACAAATGGGACTTTTTATAAATTTTTTCCTCGGTCTTTCTCTTTCAATGGATGCCTTTTCTGTTTCTGTTATTTCAGGAAGTTTAATTGAGAAAAAGAAATTTTTGAATAGTTTAAAAATTTCTTTATCTTTTGGTTTTGCTCAGTTTTTAATGCCAGTTTTAGGATGGTTTACAGGAATGAAATTTTTAAAGTTTATTTCAAGTTTTGACCATATAGTTGCCTTTTCCATTTTATTTTTAATCGGCCTTAAAATTATATATGAATCAAGAAAAATAGAAAGAAGATTTGATATATCAAAAATTTTAATTTTATTTATTTTAGCAATTGCAACCAGTATTGATGCTTTTGCAGTCGGTCTTACATTTTCACTTCTTAAAATTAAAGTTTTAACTCCTTCATTAATAATTGGATTTACAACTTTTTCTGTCTGTCTTTCTGGTTTTTTTCTTGGTAATAAAATAAAAAAATTCTTTGGGAATAAACTTGAATTGATTGCGGGAATAATTCTTATTTTAATAGGTTTCAAAGTACTTATTACAGGATAAAAAAAATAAACTTGACAGAATTAAAAATTTAATTTATAATTGTTCTAAAATTAAAATTATTACAAATTTAAAAACTTTAAAATGAAAAAAGAAAAAATTATTAAAATCTTAAAAGAAAAAGGAATTAAACCATCAATCCAAAGAATAGAAATATTGAATTATTTAATCCAACATAAAACACATCCAGCAGTTGATGAAATTTATTCTGCCTTATTTTCTAAAATTCCTACCCTTTCAGTTGCAACTGTTTACAATACTTTAAAACTTTTCTGTGAGAAAGGATTGATAAATGAAATTTTAATTGAAGAGGATGAAGTCAGATATGATTTTATAGAAAAACCACATTTTCATTTCAAATGTAAAATCTGCAAAAATATTTATGATATTTACAGAGATTGTCCAATAGTAAAATTAAAAGAAATAGATGGTCATAAAATCGTGGAACATCATATATATTTAATAGGGATTTGTAAAAACTGTGGGAAAAGGAGGGAAGATGGATAAATATGTTTGCAAGGTTTGTGGGTATGTTTACAACCCTGAAAAAGGAGACCCTGAAAATGGAATAAAACCAGGAACTCCTTTTGAAAAATTACCCGATGACTGGGTATGTCCGGTATGTGGTGCAGGTAAAGATATGTTTGAAAAGGAGGTTTAAATGATTATAAAAGAGATTAAAAAGGATATATGGGCTATAATTACAAATGATTGGGATAGACGACTTTTTGATGAGTTAATTCCTTTACCAGAGGGAACAAGTTATAATTCTTATTTTTTGAAGGATGAAAAAAATGTTTTGATTGATTCTTCAGACCCAAGGACTGAAAAGCAGTTATTTGATGCAATAGATGAATTAAAAATAGAGAAAATTGATTATATTGTTTCAAATCATTCAGAACAGGACCATTCAGGAATAATCCCAAAATTACTTGAAAAATTTAAAGGAGCAAAGGTTATTACGAGTGAAAAAGGGAAAAAATATCTTGTAAGTTTGTTGTTGATTCCAGAAGAGAGGGTGATTGATGTAAAAGAAGGTGAAAAACTGAATATTGGTGAAAAAACACTTGAATTTATTTATGCACCATGGGTTCACTGGCCCGAAACAATTTTAACATATGAAATAAAAAATAAAATTCTTTTTCCTTGTGATTTATTTGGTTCTCATCTTGCAACAAGTAAAATATGGACAAGTGAGAATGATTTTTTAAAAGGTGCAAAAAGATATTATGCAGAAATTATGATGCCATTCAGAAATCATATAAAAAACCATCTTGAAAAAATTAAAAATTATACAATTGATATAATTGCACCGAGTCATGGCCCAGTTTACGATAATCCTTCTGTTATACTTGATGCCTATGCTGATTGGATTTCAGATAATGTTAAAAATCAGGTTGTAATTATTTATGTTTCTATGCATGGAAGTATACAAAAAGCAATTGATTATTTTGTTAAAGTTCTAACAGAAAAAGATATTGAAGTTAAACCATTTAATATTACAGAAACAGATATTGGAGAACTTGCAATGGCTTTGGTTGATTGTGCAACAGTTGTAATTGGAACTCCAACAGTTTTTGCAAATCCTCATCCATCTATTATTTATGCTTCTTATTTGTTTAAAATTTTAAGACCAAAGACAAAATTTGTTTCTTTAATATGTTCTTTTTTATGGGGAACAAATGTGATAAAATATTATGAAGAAATTTTAAAAGGGGTAAATGTGGAATTAATAGAGCCAGTAGTTTTCGAAGGCCATCCGCAAAAAGATACATTTGAAAAAATTGAAAACCTTGCAGAAAAAATATATCAGAAACATAAAGAAATTAAAATAATTTAAAGGAGGTGCTTATGACTGTTTTTTTTAACATAAGTGAGATTTATCAGTTTGCAATAAAGATTGAAGAAAATGGAGAGAAGTTTTATAGGAGTATAGCAAAAAAGACAAATAATAAAGAAGTTAAAGAATTATTTATTTTTCTTGCAGATGAAGAGGTAAGGCATAAAAAGGTTTTTGAAGAGTTACTATCAAAAGTAGAAAAATATGAACCGCCTGAAATTTATCCAGGGGAATATTTTGCATATCTTAAAGCATATGCAGAAGAGTTGATTTTCCCAAAAGGTGTTGAGAAGGAATTAGAGAAAGAGGATATAATAGAGGCAATTGACTTTGGAATAAGAAGAGAACTTGATTCAATTATGTATTATCTTGAGGTTAAAAGTTTTATTCCTGAAACACAACACTCAGTACTTGATAAAATAATACAGCAGGAGAGAAGCCATTTTGTTAAATTATCAAATTTGAAAAAACAAATACTTGAAGGGAGGTGATAAGATGGATAAAAAACTTCTTGAAGAATTGAATTTACAGATTAAAAAAGAACTCTATTCTGCATATCTTTATCTTTCAATGGCTTCCTATTTTGATTATATAAATCTTGAAGGATTTGCAACATGGATGAAAGTACAGGCAAAAGAAGAGTTTGGACACGCAATGAGAATTTATGATTTTCTTAATGATAGAGGAGAAAAAGTAATTTTAGAAGGGATAGAAAAACCACCTTCTGATTTTTCTTCACCAAAAGATGTATTTGAAAAAACATTAAAGCATGAAAAAGAGGTGACAAAAAGCATTGAAAACTTATATAAACTTGCAAAAGAGAAAAATGATTATTCTACAGAAATTATGCTTCAATGGTTTATAACTGAACAGGTAGAGGAAGAAAAACAGGCAAATATAATACTTGAAAAATTGAAAAAGATAGAAGACAAACCACATTTAATACTTATGCTTGATAAAGAACTTTCAAAAAGAGGAGAGGAAAAATGAAAGAAACAATGGAAAGATTTAAAAAAGCAATAGGAGAAGTTTCAATAAAAAAACAAGAGGAAATGAAAAAATTTGGAGAATTTGTAAGTACTGTATTGAAAGATGGTATTCTTGATTTAAAAACAAAAGAATTGATATGTGTTGGGATTGCAGTTGCTGTTAGATGTGCTTATTGTATAGGTATTCATGTTGAAAAGGCATTTAAAGCAGGAGCAACAGAAGATGAAATTCTTGAGGCAGGAATGGTTGCTGTTTTGATGGGTGGAGGTCCTGCCTATACATATTTAACAGATTTAGTTGAAGCAATAAAAATGATAAAAGGAAAAATTTAAAAAAGAGGGAGAGGTATGAAAAAAACGATTGAAAACTTGGCAAAAGCTTTTGTTGGAGAATGTCAGGCGAGAAATAGATACACTTTCTATTCAAAAATAGCCAGAAAAGAGGGATACGAGCAGATAGGTGAAATTTTTCTTATTACAGCGGATAATGAAAGAGAACACGCAACATGGTTATTCAGATTGATTAATGAATTAAAACAAAAAAGCAATGAAGCCCTTGATGTGATTAAAGTTGAAGCAGAGGTTCCAACAACTCTGGGAACAACTATTGAAAATTTAAAATCGGCTATTTCAGGTGAAAATTATGAATATACAAAG
Proteins encoded in this region:
- a CDS encoding manganese efflux pump MntP family protein → MGLFINFFLGLSLSMDAFSVSVISGSLIEKKKFLNSLKISLSFGFAQFLMPVLGWFTGMKFLKFISSFDHIVAFSILFLIGLKIIYESRKIERRFDISKILILFILAIATSIDAFAVGLTFSLLKIKVLTPSLIIGFTTFSVCLSGFFLGNKIKKFFGNKLELIAGIILILIGFKVLITG
- a CDS encoding transcriptional repressor, with the translated sequence MKKEKIIKILKEKGIKPSIQRIEILNYLIQHKTHPAVDEIYSALFSKIPTLSVATVYNTLKLFCEKGLINEILIEEDEVRYDFIEKPHFHFKCKICKNIYDIYRDCPIVKLKEIDGHKIVEHHIYLIGICKNCGKRREDG
- a CDS encoding rubredoxin, translated to MDKYVCKVCGYVYNPEKGDPENGIKPGTPFEKLPDDWVCPVCGAGKDMFEKEV
- a CDS encoding FprA family A-type flavoprotein; the protein is MIIKEIKKDIWAIITNDWDRRLFDELIPLPEGTSYNSYFLKDEKNVLIDSSDPRTEKQLFDAIDELKIEKIDYIVSNHSEQDHSGIIPKLLEKFKGAKVITSEKGKKYLVSLLLIPEERVIDVKEGEKLNIGEKTLEFIYAPWVHWPETILTYEIKNKILFPCDLFGSHLATSKIWTSENDFLKGAKRYYAEIMMPFRNHIKNHLEKIKNYTIDIIAPSHGPVYDNPSVILDAYADWISDNVKNQVVIIYVSMHGSIQKAIDYFVKVLTEKDIEVKPFNITETDIGELAMALVDCATVVIGTPTVFANPHPSIIYASYLFKILRPKTKFVSLICSFLWGTNVIKYYEEILKGVNVELIEPVVFEGHPQKDTFEKIENLAEKIYQKHKEIKII
- a CDS encoding ferritin family protein — protein: MTVFFNISEIYQFAIKIEENGEKFYRSIAKKTNNKEVKELFIFLADEEVRHKKVFEELLSKVEKYEPPEIYPGEYFAYLKAYAEELIFPKGVEKELEKEDIIEAIDFGIRRELDSIMYYLEVKSFIPETQHSVLDKIIQQERSHFVKLSNLKKQILEGR
- a CDS encoding ferritin, coding for MDKKLLEELNLQIKKELYSAYLYLSMASYFDYINLEGFATWMKVQAKEEFGHAMRIYDFLNDRGEKVILEGIEKPPSDFSSPKDVFEKTLKHEKEVTKSIENLYKLAKEKNDYSTEIMLQWFITEQVEEEKQANIILEKLKKIEDKPHLILMLDKELSKRGEEK
- a CDS encoding carboxymuconolactone decarboxylase family protein gives rise to the protein MKETMERFKKAIGEVSIKKQEEMKKFGEFVSTVLKDGILDLKTKELICVGIAVAVRCAYCIGIHVEKAFKAGATEDEILEAGMVAVLMGGGPAYTYLTDLVEAIKMIKGKI
- a CDS encoding ferritin family protein, whose translation is MKKTIENLAKAFVGECQARNRYTFYSKIARKEGYEQIGEIFLITADNEREHATWLFRLINELKQKSNEALDVIKVEAEVPTTLGTTIENLKSAISGENYEYTKMYPEFADIAEKEGFPEIAERLRAIAVAEKHHEERFKKILKEVEAGTVFKKEKEVWWVCRECGYVHFGNTPPEKCPSCSHDRSFYQLKCEEY